The DNA window ACGTTTTTGAATTACATTATTAATTGTGTTTGGTATTTGTGTTTCTTTGTTATGATGACAGGCAAAAGGCAGAAAAGTGGGTTTGAAAGGGCTCCACAGTGCTTCAGGTTTGTGTGATTTCAATTGGGTAATGTTGTTGTTGGAGGGTGCatttgttaatttctttttcttttttagttttgaaGTTTAAGGGATGGTAGGATTGGGTAATAAAAAGGGTTCGATAATACACATGCTTCTGTTTCTCTCTTGACTTTGCTTTGTTTTTTCCGGTCTTCGTTGTTAGGAACTCCAACGAATTATACATCTGGGATTCCCTTGCCTGATAAGAGGACACTAGAATTGATCCTTGACAAGCTTCAAAAGTATGGGTTCTCGGTGTTCCCACTTCGTGCTTGATCTTTTGTCTGTGTTTTGCTTTATCATATGATTGCGTGGTGATCCTAATTTTGGGTCTGTATGATGGCAGGAAGGACACTTATGGTGTGTTTGCAGAGCCGGTTGATCCCGAAGAGGTGTGTgagattttctttctttgaatTGGTACTCTTGCTTTTGGAAGACACCCCTGGGTTGGAAGCTCAATTTTTGTTTGTCATGCAGCTCCCCGATTATCATGATGTGATTGAGCATCCCATGGACTTTGCCACTGTAAGGAAGAAGTTGGCAAATGGATCCTATTCTACTTTGGAGGAATTTGAGGTGCATAAGAACTTTTCTTGATTGTTTGTGAATTTGTTATTAGAGGAgcttttgtcttttgtttgagaTTTTTATTGTTTTGCAATGTTGTGTGATCATGAGCCTGCTTACAATTCCCGGAATTGAGTGAGAATTGAAATTGAACATCAGGGACTGGCAGACTGCTTTCTCTCTcggtttctttttttatttggttacattctctctcttttcattTAGTGGATTCTGTAAGATTGGGGAGCTTGTCAACAATGCGTCGGTAAAAAGTATTCGGTGTTTGAAATTAGAATGTAAACCCTTTGGACTGGCTTTTTCATAATCAATTACAATGGTTATACATGATATTCAAGAAACATGATAATGAACTTACTTTTCTACTATGAGATCCCTCTAGGATCTAGTGCATGAAAatcttgattttttttcctgAATGAGTAAAAATTGCAAGACAAAAAATACTGTAACTTCGCTTACTTGTGCATGAAATTGTTGGATGCAGAATGATGTATTTTTAATCTGCTCAAATGCAATGCAATACAATGCACCAGAGACTATATACCACAAACAGGTAAAGAGCGCAATACTTGTTTTCTCTACCAACAAGTGTGGCATCACCGCATCACTAACCATTTTTGTGTGAACTTTATGACCTGTATCTGTTTCAGGCACGAGCAATACAAGAACAAGGGGGGAAAAAGTTTGAGAAGTTAAGGATAGCCTTTGAATGCTCTCAGGCTGAGCTGAAACCAGAACAAAAATCAAGATCTAATGCTTTGGTTAAGAAGCCAGGAAAGAGGCCACCAGGTCGACCCTCACAGGAACCTATTGGCTCTGATTTCTCCTCAGGGGCAACTCTTGCTACTACTGTTGATCTACAGCCAACATCTTATCCAGTGCAAGGGGGTAGCTGTGAGAGGCCTGGAATCATTGATGGAATTCTAGAGGCTAATGCTTTCATGATTGATGCAACTCAAGAGAAAGCTGAAGATGTTTTTTCAGGTATCTCAAACAGGGGATCTTGTTCTCATCCGTCTGCACTCATACGCTATGCCTTCATCTATGCTTTCTGAGAGAAGGATAATGGGGTCAAAATTATGTTGTTTTCGCTTAAGTCTATTGCTGTATTTATTTCAGGGAGAGGTCTTCTCTCTAAGATGGGAAGGCGGTCGTTAGCGCTTGATGAGGATCGTCGTGCATCTTATAATATGTCAAATCAATCAATTACACGATCAGATTCAATATTTATGACTTTTGAGACTGAACCAAAGCATCTGGTCACTGTATGTATCAATAGCACtgatttctaatttttgaattaatttcttCAACTCATCATTCTCAtatcattcttttctttttggatatAGGTTGGACTTCATGCAGATTATTCCTATGCTAGGAGTTTGGCTCGATTTAGTGCTAGTCTAGGGCTTATTGCTTGGAAAGTTGCTTCCCAGAAGATTCAGCAGACGCTGCCAGATGGCTATAAATTTGGTCGTGGTTGGGTTGGAGAGTATGAACCACTTTCAACCCCAGTATTAATGTTTAACAACCGTATCCAAAAGGATGATAGTCTGGTTAGGAAGTTGCATTCTAGGAGTGAATTTATAAAGGGTGATAGAAATTGTAAGATTGTGGAACCCACCGTTGAACACCATGGCGATGGGCAAGTTTTTCAGGGAAAGCAGTCTTCAATTTGTCCTCCCAATGGGCTTGCATCAGAGGGAAAACCCTTTTTGTTTGGTTCTGCAGGGATAAGGCCCAATACTTCTGCTGACCTTGAGAATCTTGATAATCAGAAACAGAGTGTCCAATCAAAGAGTTTCAGCAAGTCTGAGACTCAAGGTTTCAAACAAGTGGAGTTGAACTCTGCACTTTCAGCTAATCAAAATAATTCCAATTCAGTTGCTAAGTTTCCAAGTAATGCTCCTCCAACTTTGTCTAAGCCCAGAGAAATGGTATCAAGGAACTTGAATGCTGCTCCATCTGTATTGTTCAAACAGCCGGACACTAATGGAGTTGTTAGTGGAGAATTGTCGAATGGAAAAGTCATGAATACCAGTTCTAATAGAGAGGTGACTGGTCCATCATCCGAAAGTACATCAAACCAAGCAGGGAGAGCAGCTCCTCCTGTCCATGGCAAGGAGCAGAGTGTCAGTGACCCAGTTCAGTTGATGAGAATGTTTGCTGAAAGGGCTCAAAAACAACAAGCTTCAAATCATTCCCGGGCTAATACTCAGCCAGTCATACCATCGGATCGACCTGGACAGAGAGATGATTCGGCCAATGCTTCAGCAGCAGCTGCTGCTGCTCGTGCATGGATGTCTGTAGGGGCAGGAGGCTTTAAGCAAGTACCTGACAATTCGAGCTCACCCAAAAATCAGATATCTGCATATTCATTGTACAATTCGTCAAGAGAGTTGCAGCAGCATACATCCCAGATTCGGGGGAACTTTCCTTCTGGATCATTGCCTTTCCAATctgacaagaacaattttccATTTCAAGCACTTGCACCGCAACCTGCTGCCTTACATTTTCCAAACAGACCTATGGTCATCCCTCAATTGGCATCGGCTGACCTATCTAGATTCCAAATGCAGTCCCATTGGCAAGGTCTAAGTCCTCCTACCCAACCAAGACAAAAGCAGGAAACACTTCCTCCTGACTTGAATATTGGCTTCCAATCTCCAGGATCGCCTGCAAAGCAATCTTCAGGGGTCGTTGACTCACAGCAACCAGACCTAGCTTTGCAGCTATGATGTGGCATTGCTGTCTTGATGTTTCCAAAGGAATTGAACTTATTAGAACTCGGTTCCTATCATTGGATGTTGAATTTTCATCCCAGAAGGTCTGCATACATGTGAGAGAGCCAAAGGTCTACCTTGGTTACGATTTGGTGCAAGACTGCAAGGTAGTGCTGATTCAAAAATGTGCTTGCAAGTTCGGAAGACTCATAGTGGATTAAATAACTTCAGAACTTATTGTGGCAGGTCTCTGTTCCACGTTGTTGAAGCCACAGAAGAAAATCTGCTGGTGATTAATTAAGAAAGTAGGCGAAAAATCCTATTGTTGCCTTTGTAAATTGTTTACAAATGAGATCCAATTGGGTAGATATTAGGTCATCTGATTGCTTATGCAAAATGTATCTGAATTGATGGTAGGGCATCTTCTTAGTTTCTCTATTATTTTGTGCAATGAAAGTTACATGTTATTTAGGCAAAACAGCTGCTTCGTTTTCCTTAACTTGATATGGTCACTTCTTTGAATAGATTTAGGTTAAGTGCATTTTCATTCTTCCTGTCTTGTGTGTTACTTTTTGAAAGAGTTTTAtagaaagaattttttttccctCCATATATAGGTTTGAAaaactccgcctatgttacacttgcggtacatagccggtcccaagcccggataaaggaggagggttgtgttaggtcttcggcaaccaacgtaaaaatatagccgaaccccccatgacatgaatcaaagacattattgcgctaaagctaggtcgttaCCCGGAAGTAACGcgccgtatggctcgagtacggtgtcaaagcaagagccgctgcatcggtgcccggatgtagtgttaaatgagcaagggttctcgcgttttcgtgaacggacgagggtaaataagctagttcacaaaggaaaaggtaaaggtcgaagcgacaaaaggttgagatttgggacatggaacataggcactctaacaggaaagtccatggaggtggtggacaccatgacaaggaggaagattaacattatgtgcctacaagaaacgaaatgggttggtgcaaaggctagggagttggattcttctggtttcaaactttggtatacaggaaaggtgaagaataggaatgaggttggaataattgtggataagcagtggaagaaggacgtagtgaATATCAAGAGGATGagagatcggatcatctctatcaaacttgtggtggagggaggtgctttccatgtgattagcgcctatgcaccgcaagtgggttcggacgaacaacacaagataagattttgggaggatctagagagtttggttcaaggcatacctttaggagataagattttcttaggaggagatttaaatggccaagttaggagagaagtgactgggtatgggagtattcacggaggccatggtttcggggtaaaactattttagacttttcttcaacctttgatcttctcatcgcaaatacatNNNNNNNNNNNNNNNNNNNNNNNNNNNNNNNNNNNNNNNNNNNNNNNNNNNNNNNNNNNNNNNNNNNNNNNNNNNNNNNNNNNNNNNNNNNNNNNNNNNNNNNNNNNNNNNNNNNNNNNNNNNNNNNNNNNNNNNNNNNNNNNNNNNNNNNNNNNNNNNNNNNNNNNNNNNNNNNNNNNNNNNNNNNNNNNNNNNNNNNNNNNNNNNNNNNNNNNNNNNNNNNNNNNNNNNNNNNNNNNNNNNNNNNNNNNNNNNNNNNNNNNNNNNNNNNNNNNNNNNNNNNNNNNNNNNNNNNNNNNNNNNNNNNNNNNNNNNNNNNNNNNNNNNNNNNNNNNNNNNNNNNNNNNNNNNNNNNNNNNNNNNNNNNNNNNNNNNNNNNNNNNNNNNNNNNNNNNNNNNNNNNNNNNNNNNNNNNNNNNNNNNNNNNNNNNNNNNNNNNNNNNNNNNNNNNNNNNNNNNNNNNNNNNNNNNNNNNNNNNNNNNNNNNNNNNNNNNNNNNNNNNNNNNNNNNNNNNNNNNNNNNNNNNNNNNNNNNNNNNNNNNNNNNNNNNNNNNNNNNNNNNNNNNNNNNNNNNNNNNNNNNNNNNNNNNNNNNNNNNNNNNNNNNNNNNNNNNNNNNNNNNNNNNNNNNNNNNNNNNNNNNNNNNNNNNNNNNNNNNNNNNNNNNNNNNNNNNNNNNNNNNNNNNNNNNNNNNNNNNNNNNNNNNNNNNNNNNNNNNNNNNNNNNNNNNNNNNNNNNNNNNNNNNNNNNNNNNNNNNNNNNNNNNNNNNNNNNNNNNNNNNNNNNNNNNNNNNNNNNNNNNNNNNNNNNNNNNNNNNNNNNNNNNNNNNNNNNNNNNNNNNNNNNNNNNNNNNNNNNNNNNNNNNNNNNNNNNNNNNNNNNNNNNNNNNNNNNNNNNNNNNNNNNNNNNNNNNNNNNNNNNNNNNNNNNNNNNNNNNNNNNNNNNNNNNNNNNNNNNNNNNNNNNNNNNNNNNNNNNNNNNNNNNNNNNNNNNNNNNNNNNNNNNNNNNNNNNNNNNNNNNNNNNNNNNNNNNNNNNNNNNNNNNNNNNNNNNNNNNNNNNNNNNNNNNNNNNNNNNNNNNNNNNNNNNNNNNNNNNNNNNNNNNNNNNNNNNNNNNNNNNNNNNNNNNNNNNNNNNNNNNNNNNNNNNNNNNNNNNNNNNNNNNNNNNNNNNNNNNNNNNNNNNNNNNNNNNNNNNNNNNNNNNNNNNNNNNNNNNNNNNNNNNNNNNNNNNNNNNNNNNNNNNNNNNNNNNNNNNNNNNNNNNNNNNNNNNNNNNNNNNNNNNNNNNNNNNNNNNNNNNNNNNNNNNNNNNNNNNNNNNNNNNNNNNNNNNNNNNNNNNNNNNNNNNNNNNNNNNNNNNNNNNNNNNNNNNNNNNNNNNNNNNNNNNNNNNNNNNNNNNNNNNNNNNNNNNNNNNNNNNNNNNNNNNNNNNNNNNNNNNNNNNNNNNNNNNNNNNNNNNNNNNNNNNNNNNNNNNNNNNNNNNNNNNNNNNNNNNNNNNNNNNNNNNNNNNNNNNNNNNNNNNNNNNNNNNNNNNNNNNNNNNNNNNNNNNNNNNNNNNNNNNNNNNNNNNNNNNNNNNNNNNNNNNNNNNNNNNNNNNNNNNNNNNNNNNNNNNNNNNNNNNNNNNNNNNNNNNNNNNNATTCTAttgcaccgctataagaccggctatgctgtatggtacggagtgttgggcggctaaaggggagcacgaacataagctaaGTGTggtagagatgaagatgttgagattgatgagtggtcatacgcgattggataaaataaggaatgaagatataagggagagagttggagtagcacccattgtggaaaagatggttgaatcgcgtctcaggtggtttggacatgtgagaagaagaccgatagaacatccagtcaggagggtggatgagatggaagatggacaaagggcgaaaggcagaggaagacctaagaagaccatccatgaggtggtcagacgagatctacatgtaaacggtctcactgtagacatgatacatgacagagcacaatggcgtcgtttgattcatgtagccgaccccacttagtgggacaaggctttgttgttgttgttgttatatataggtttgaatgaaaattttttaactttttattatattgcaTGGTTGGTATTTATATTGGGATGTGTTGTGACTTGTGACCAATGTCCTTAAGTATTAAACTATTATATAATGATAATTAGTTGTGCACataaatattatgttaattatattaatgacAAAAGAATCGATTTATTTATagttataaaatacaaaaactgaactgaatatatttaaaattcaaaaatcaaattactaaaatattttctaaaatttacaTATGGATTTAGccttttttttcctaaaaagttattttaatagtataatactaataaatttttaaattttgatcttttgaatgtattgaaaatataaaaaaatatatctttttaataacctttaataaaatatttacagaAATGCTAGATGAATAAGTCATTTTTGTAACCAAGTCTAACAAAGTATCTTTAGGCATGTTTTCTCATTTGCATTATGTGCTCACTTTCATCCCAGCATATTCGGTACTCTTAAAATATGTTCTTATAACATATGTTAGCAAACCCCCCTTTAAATATTCTTGTACAAAGTGTGTTTTTACTTTGATCCTAACCGGTTTTATTATAAGGCCTAAGACTATGAAGGGATTATTAACTAAGCTTGTGTGAAGTAAAAAACatcatattttatcttttaatgtTCTATTGTTGAGTCCGTTTAAATTTACATAACTTGATTGCAATCTAAGTGTATCAAGGCTACAATGGTTCACAATAGACAAAATTAATTTGAAGTTATAAAAACAATTTAAGAGATTTGCATTGCAACAACCACACAATGATTGTGCAAATTAAACTACAACTTAAAACCTCTCATATATATAGTACTTTTACAAATTGGGGTATCCTCCCGGGTTGAAAAATATCgtagaaaaaaaaacattacaATTACAAATAGAAAGAGAGATGTTTTTAAGCATTGAGTTGACAATTCAAAGCtcatagtttatttatttaatttagcatattgaattaatttagcatattgaattattgatgtctcttctttttgaacttgaaTAAAGCTTTAAGTTTTCTCACGGTTCTCCCAAATCTTGATGTGAATTCTATCACTAAATTCCAAAATAGGATTCCGAACAACTTTTCCTCCCTTGATTTTTGTCCACCTGATGATAATTAACAAaaagtttatatatatgtttgtgCATAGCTTTATGAACATTTATGAGAATTATTGTTTAATGTGTTACCTATATTTTGTGACCAAAACATGAAGAAAGGTGGCTATGAAAGCTCTACTTAACTCAGCTCCTGGACATTGTGTCAATCCTCCACCAAAAGGCTTGAAATTTTTGGACACAGTGAAGGAGTCAAGCTCCTTCATTGCATTCAAAAAATGTAACAAATATTTGTTAGTGATCAAGTTAACAAAGTCATAAGATAAATAAAGGGAATGAAAATTTCATACACACTTTCCAGCGCCATGGATTGAAAGTAAGTGGATCCTTATATATTTCTGAGTTCATATGAAGATTTGGTGTAAAAGCCAGGATGATCCAATTAGCAGGAATTATATATtctgtaaaattataaaagttaaaCATATTATATCATCATCTTACAGAACTTGGGATATTTAGAGAGAACTGTAGGTAGTAGTATACCTTTAAAGTGAATATCTTTCAATGTTTTTCTTAATATTCCAGGAAGCAAAATTGAGAACCTAAGATCTCATTCATTACCTGAAATATGCATAGTAAGAATTACTTATTTACaaagaataaaacaaatcaATTAATGTTTTctttagataaatataaatgattaaagttccttctttatttttgaatttgtttgagtgagcttttaaaaaaaaattaaatatttaaaataataataataaaaaaaatgatgtataaatatttcataatACCACCCAAACAAAATTTCAttaagttaaaattaaaaagaagcaATTAAGATTGGTATTTTTTAAACTACATGTCGTGTAAATTTCATGGATTTGTATTCATTCCATGTCAATGATGAAGTTCTTGATTTGTCTCGGCTTCTTAGAATTTCCTCATGTTCTACCTAAGATACATAGAAAAATAATGGTTAGTGAGAAACTCTAGTTGATAGTAGATACAGACATTTGGTAtgaacttatatatatataattgcatACTCTTAGTTCTTCCACGACCGAAGGATACTCTGATAAAAACTTGAAGATTAATTGTGCCATTGATGAAATTGATGCAGAATTAGCAAACCATATCCCTAATACGAGGTACACAATTTGGTCATCATTCATAATTTTGTCCTTTTCCATGTCATTAATTGCCTGGTCAAGAAAATCTCCTCCATATTTTTCTGGCGAATTGCGCCTTTCCTCTAAAATATTCTTGATAATTTTAAATGCTTTTCTCCATTCCTGAATGAACTCAGTTTCAAAGAAAACATCAGTAATCTTTTAGGAGACCACTTCGATAAAGATACTAAAAATATCTGTTTTTAAAGACATTTACATATGTCATGGTATTAttagacatttttattaaaatcagaacaaaaattaatttattatagcaataataataaacctAATTGTCTGCGTTATAATTATTAGACCTGATTTGATCCGACCGATTTACACAATTTAAATCGAATCATGTTTAAAGTTTTtgataaaaagacaaatatattcctgatttttgttttataaaaacaaaaaaaacaatgaTTCAATGGGTTATGTAAATTGACCGGTTCAATCAAATCTGATAATAATTGAGTTTATTGTTATGGTTATAAAAAAATCggttttattctaatttgttaaaaaatttaaaaataatcgGTTCATTAACACGTCCAATAATAATGTGACATATAAgtatctttataaaaaaatgttttacgTCTTTACGAGAGCATCCTCCCACATTTTAACCTTTCTACTTGGATGTTTAAGGAAAAAAATAGGATGTAATAAGTAAGTATTATGTGCCTCAAGAGCAACTTTAATAGAGCTTTTTCAGAGTTTAAATCTAATATTATAGAAagtgtttgttttaaaattttactttgtattgaaaattattaaagaaaTGATAATGATTTTAGTATAAAGAGACCGTCAATTAAATTTTGCAACCTTGTATAAaggttaaattaaattaaaattaaatattaaaatgacaaattttaaatttaatcttaAATTACTATTCATGACATATGACctcatatattttaatattgcaTTTTGTGagaccaaaataaaattaaattgaaatcaAGTATTATTATGCTCTaagaatatatgttaatattattaattaaaaaatttatacagaaaaatatacaaaatttaacattttaatatatttattattcatttattaaagtaaaaattttaaaacttctactaacaataataaCTTTAGCATATGTCTTTAAGGCATATATTACCTAAACCTACAAAATTATTCATGTTTACCTTTCTACCATAAGAGCAATGTTACATATTAATTTTACTTGCACACAATCATTTTCAATCATTCTCATACCCTCActctataataatatatttgtaaaatattatggttggtttttttaataaataaaattacttatCTTCCACATGTTAgataataatagaaatatttatgtttttacgTAGTATACTACAATTTCACAGTCAACCTTATTTCACTAGTTGTACTTGTAAAATTCACTAAGAAAGCCAATTTATAGTTACTGGCTACGAAATAAGTAAtactaaattagtttttatagttttattaaattttaattaaatttttatattttttaatttagtttttatactatttttaattttataattaagttttttttatgaaaaaatgttAAAGTTAACagaatacttttttaaaaaatatatgataaaaaatttaattaagttcttaattatgaatatttttaatttgtaaaaaagtATTTAGTTaactctaataatttttataatagaatgacctaattacaaaattaaaaacagagtaaataaccaattgaaaaaaaatataagaacctaattataaatttagtaaaatt is part of the Arachis duranensis cultivar V14167 chromosome 1, aradu.V14167.gnm2.J7QH, whole genome shotgun sequence genome and encodes:
- the LOC107463558 gene encoding uncharacterized protein LOC107463558 isoform X2 encodes the protein MTVSVCVYSNSHGNYAKGRKVGLKGLHSASGTPTNYTSGIPLPDKRTLELILDKLQKKDTYGVFAEPVDPEELPDYHDVIEHPMDFATVRKKLANGSYSTLEEFENDVFLICSNAMQYNAPETIYHKQARAIQEQGGKKFEKLRIAFECSQAELKPEQKSRSNALVKKPGKRPPGRPSQEPIGSDFSSGATLATTVDLQPTSYPVQGGSCERPGIIDGILEANAFMIDATQEKAEDVFSGRGLLSKMGRRSLALDEDRRASYNMSNQSITRSDSIFMTFETEPKHLVTVGLHADYSYARSLARFSASLGLIAWKVASQKIQQTLPDGYKFGRGWVGEYEPLSTPVLMFNNRIQKDDSLVRKLHSRSEFIKGDRNCKIVEPTVEHHGDGQVFQGKQSSICPPNGLASEGKPFLFGSAGIRPNTSADLENLDNQKQSVQSKSFSKSETQGFKQVELNSALSANQNNSNSVAKFPSNAPPTLSKPREMVSRNLNAAPSVLFKQPDTNGVVSGELSNGKVMNTSSNREVTGPSSESTSNQAGRAAPPVHGKEQSVSDPVQLMRMFAERAQKQQASNHSRANTQPVIPSDRPGQRDDSANASAAAAAARAWMSVGAGGFKQVPDNSSSPKNQISAYSLYNSSRELQQHTSQIRGNFPSGSLPFQSDKNNFPFQALAPQPAALHFPNRPMVIPQLASADLSRFQMQSHWQGLSPPTQPRQKQETLPPDLNIGFQSPGSPAKQSSGVVDSQQPDLALQL
- the LOC107463558 gene encoding uncharacterized protein LOC107463558 isoform X1 translates to MGQIGKRKKKGRPSKADLARRSAESQSAEQSDIRRSLRRRNVRYNIIEYDDDYLDEDEDERRREKKKLKLVEKLNSDDDEEAAAARGEGEDDAEEEAEEEEEEEDTRAYSRAEHALEEEEEEEERGDCDEIEGREENEDAEDEEEMAKGRKVGLKGLHSASGTPTNYTSGIPLPDKRTLELILDKLQKKDTYGVFAEPVDPEELPDYHDVIEHPMDFATVRKKLANGSYSTLEEFENDVFLICSNAMQYNAPETIYHKQARAIQEQGGKKFEKLRIAFECSQAELKPEQKSRSNALVKKPGKRPPGRPSQEPIGSDFSSGATLATTVDLQPTSYPVQGGSCERPGIIDGILEANAFMIDATQEKAEDVFSGRGLLSKMGRRSLALDEDRRASYNMSNQSITRSDSIFMTFETEPKHLVTVGLHADYSYARSLARFSASLGLIAWKVASQKIQQTLPDGYKFGRGWVGEYEPLSTPVLMFNNRIQKDDSLVRKLHSRSEFIKGDRNCKIVEPTVEHHGDGQVFQGKQSSICPPNGLASEGKPFLFGSAGIRPNTSADLENLDNQKQSVQSKSFSKSETQGFKQVELNSALSANQNNSNSVAKFPSNAPPTLSKPREMVSRNLNAAPSVLFKQPDTNGVVSGELSNGKVMNTSSNREVTGPSSESTSNQAGRAAPPVHGKEQSVSDPVQLMRMFAERAQKQQASNHSRANTQPVIPSDRPGQRDDSANASAAAAAARAWMSVGAGGFKQVPDNSSSPKNQISAYSLYNSSRELQQHTSQIRGNFPSGSLPFQSDKNNFPFQALAPQPAALHFPNRPMVIPQLASADLSRFQMQSHWQGLSPPTQPRQKQETLPPDLNIGFQSPGSPAKQSSGVVDSQQPDLALQL